One stretch of Ailuropoda melanoleuca isolate Jingjing unplaced genomic scaffold, ASM200744v2 unplaced-scaffold32720, whole genome shotgun sequence DNA includes these proteins:
- the LOC117798666 gene encoding phosphoinositide 3-kinase regulatory subunit 6-like encodes QHIDPRTATPAPLGSRLCREPQCEGQRGSASTSRFRQRRSWGGWVLGRDPGSGASPRQASPRRVLERYFHAVVAAVEQMASEPNPSREGHLERLEEIYCSLLGPAAAARGSCSGDPLQDPQPSIPLPSPHITFHLWTDEEQLWKELVLFLRPRSQLCLSADLEALDLQGLWPDRELARASMLSTDSGIERDLPAGADELPVPGSPELERAGLQRKGGIKKRVWPPDILMPACWDGPQGLHRRTGMPSGDGELLPGVSRLHTARVLVLGDDRMLGRLAQAYHSLR; translated from the exons GGCAGCACATTGATCCAAGGACGGCGACCCCTGCCCCTCTGGGGTCCAGGCTTTGCAGGGAGCCACAgtgtgagggacagaggggatCCGCCAGTACAAGCAGGTTCCGGCAACGTCGgagctggggtgggtgggtgctgGGCCGGGACCCAGGCTCTGGCGCCTCTCCCCGACAGGCCAGCCCTCGCCGCGTCCTGGAGCGCTATTTCCACGCGGTGGTGGCCGCCGTGGAGCAGATGGCCAGCGAACCCAACCCGAGCCGGGAGGGACACctggagaggctggaggagaTATACTGCTCGCTGCTGGGGCCGGCGGCGGCCGCCAGGGGGAGCTGCAGCG GTGACCCCCTGCAGGACCCGCAGCCAAGcatccctctgcccagcccccacatCACCTTCCACCTGTGGACCGATGAGGAACAGCTCT GGAAGGAACTGGTACTCTTCCTGCGCCCACGATCCCAGTTGTGCCTCAGTGCCGACTTGGAGGCCTTGGACCTGCAGGGCCTCTGGCCAGACCGGGAGCTGGCCCGGGCATCCATGCTGTCCACCGACAGCGGCATCGAGCGGGACCTCCCTGCAGGGGCCGACGAGCTGCCTGTCCCCGGCAGCCCTGAGTTGGAGCGTGCCGGGTTGCAACGCAAAGGAGGCATCAAGAAGCGGGTGTGGCCCCCCGACATCCTGATGCCTGCGTGCTGGGACGGGCCGCAGGGGCTGCACCGCAGGACGGGGATGCCCAGCGGGGATGGGGAGCTGCTGCCTGGGGTCTCGCGGCTTCACACGGCTAGGGTGCTGGTGTTGGGGGACGACAGGATGCTGGGACG